The proteins below are encoded in one region of Paenisporosarcina cavernae:
- a CDS encoding ABC transporter substrate-binding protein — protein sequence MKNSKLRFGLLAFILVLSGILAGCNSDGDSSNGDGGKDVTIDIFQFKVEFKDQFEALAKAYEEEHDGVKINITTVGGGEDYGAALRSKFASGKEPAIYNIGGPQDVADWKDKLADLSDTKAAGAALEGSLDGVTVDDAVLGLPYNQEGYGFIYNKAVFEKAGIDVASIKDLASLEAAVKTLDSKKDELGLEAVFALPGKETWVTGLHLSNVFIAPEFDSNVLTAFDAKTIDFKYGDAFKSILDLQNDYSVQPTVSLDYSMQVEELFSLQKVAMIQQGNWVYGSIAGIDEDFAQNGVGILPIPVEGFEGDSMPVGIPMYWGVNSNADEAVVDASKDFLDWLYTSEKGKETVMSEFKFIPAYEGYDSSKIADPISQEIYKYAEEGKTIGWTFMGYPTGWGQDELGVGIQKYLSDEASWEEVVDSAKAAWEEARK from the coding sequence ATGAAAAACAGCAAATTGCGTTTCGGTCTGTTAGCGTTCATCCTTGTACTTTCAGGAATTTTAGCTGGATGTAACTCTGATGGTGATTCATCGAACGGAGATGGCGGTAAAGATGTAACAATCGACATTTTCCAATTCAAAGTAGAGTTTAAAGATCAATTTGAAGCGTTAGCAAAAGCATACGAAGAAGAGCACGATGGCGTGAAAATCAATATCACTACTGTTGGTGGTGGAGAAGATTACGGCGCAGCATTACGTTCTAAATTCGCATCTGGTAAAGAACCTGCGATTTATAATATCGGGGGACCTCAAGATGTAGCAGACTGGAAAGACAAATTAGCAGATTTATCTGATACAAAAGCAGCGGGTGCAGCTCTTGAAGGTTCATTAGACGGAGTAACAGTTGATGATGCAGTACTTGGACTTCCATACAATCAAGAAGGATATGGATTTATCTACAACAAAGCAGTATTCGAAAAAGCTGGAATTGATGTAGCGTCTATTAAAGACTTAGCTTCATTAGAAGCAGCTGTTAAAACATTAGATAGTAAAAAAGATGAGCTAGGATTAGAAGCAGTATTTGCTTTACCTGGTAAAGAAACTTGGGTTACTGGTTTACACTTATCAAACGTTTTCATCGCGCCTGAATTTGATAGCAATGTGTTAACTGCATTTGATGCAAAAACAATTGATTTCAAATATGGTGATGCGTTTAAATCAATTTTAGATTTACAAAATGACTATTCTGTTCAACCAACAGTAAGCCTAGATTACTCTATGCAAGTTGAAGAGTTATTCTCTTTACAAAAAGTAGCTATGATTCAACAAGGTAACTGGGTATACGGATCAATTGCTGGCATTGACGAAGATTTCGCTCAAAACGGCGTTGGCATTCTACCAATTCCTGTAGAAGGATTTGAAGGAGATTCTATGCCAGTCGGAATTCCAATGTACTGGGGCGTAAACAGCAATGCAGACGAAGCAGTAGTTGACGCATCGAAAGATTTCTTAGACTGGTTGTATACTTCTGAAAAAGGTAAAGAAACAGTGATGAGCGAATTTAAATTCATCCCTGCTTACGAAGGATATGATTCTTCGAAAATCGCAGATCCAATCTCACAAGAAATTTATAAATACGCAGAAGAAGGCAAAACAATTGGCTGGACATTCATGGGTTACCCAACTGGATGGGGTCAAGATGAGCTTGGCGTAGGCATTCAAAAATACTTGAGCGACGAAGCAAGCTGGGAAGAAGTAGTAGATTCTGCTAAAGCAGCATGGGAAGAAGCTCGTAAATAA
- a CDS encoding carbohydrate ABC transporter permease — protein sequence MRTRSLTYWLFLAPVLLALTLVVIAPLLLGVYYSFTDWNGISTNSFVGFQNYIDLWSDKEFKDSLWFTTKFSIVSVILINFIGLSLALIVTSKIKSSKFLRTIFFMPNLIGGLILGFIWQFIFIKVFGTVGTIFGMEGLKGWLSTPETGFWGLVILMSWQMSGYIMVIYIAYLEGVSKELLEASEIDGANAFQRFRFVVFPLVAPAFTVSMFLTLSNTFKLYDQNLSLTAGGPYNSTQMVAMEIFNTAFGQYDMAYAQAKAVIFFIIVAIIALVQVYINKKREVEM from the coding sequence ATGCGCACCCGTAGTTTAACGTATTGGTTGTTCCTTGCCCCCGTATTATTGGCACTTACACTTGTTGTAATTGCTCCATTATTACTCGGTGTCTATTATTCATTCACAGACTGGAACGGAATTTCAACCAACAGCTTTGTTGGTTTTCAAAATTATATTGATTTGTGGTCAGACAAAGAATTTAAAGATTCGTTATGGTTCACGACTAAATTCTCGATTGTCTCGGTTATTTTAATTAACTTTATCGGTTTGTCCCTTGCGTTAATTGTTACATCGAAAATCAAATCGAGTAAGTTTCTTCGTACCATTTTCTTCATGCCAAACTTAATTGGTGGATTAATCTTAGGATTTATCTGGCAGTTCATTTTCATCAAAGTGTTTGGTACTGTTGGAACGATCTTCGGTATGGAAGGCTTAAAAGGATGGCTATCTACACCTGAAACTGGATTTTGGGGGTTAGTCATTTTGATGAGCTGGCAAATGTCCGGATATATTATGGTCATTTACATCGCTTATTTAGAAGGTGTATCGAAAGAATTACTAGAAGCATCTGAAATCGATGGCGCAAATGCTTTTCAACGTTTCCGATTTGTGGTGTTTCCTTTAGTGGCACCAGCGTTTACTGTATCGATGTTTTTAACGTTATCGAATACTTTTAAATTGTACGATCAAAACTTGTCCTTAACAGCAGGTGGTCCATATAATTCTACTCAAATGGTTGCGATGGAAATTTTCAACACAGCCTTTGGACAATATGATATGGCATATGCACAAGCAAAAGCGGTTATTTTCTTTATCATCGTAGCAATCATCGCTTTAGTACAAGTGTACATTAACAAGAAACGTGAGGTGGAAATGTAA
- a CDS encoding carbohydrate ABC transporter permease has translation MRKSRRFPLEILGILLALLWLAPFYLMIVNSLKTKREIFSDTLKLPDTFTLDNYKEAFVQLDFVQTFFNSFIITVLSVLIIIVFSSMAAYALSRSKSRLSTILFFVFVAAMLIPFQSVMIPLITIFGKFEMLNRAGLIFMYLGFGASLSIFLYHGALTSIPKSLDEAATIDGANKFQVFWYIIFPMLKPITVTVAILNTIWIWNDYLLPSLVINQQGMETIPLKMFFFFGEYTKQWHLALAGLTLAIIPVIIGYFFAQREIIKGVSDGAVK, from the coding sequence ATGAGAAAATCACGCCGTTTCCCACTAGAGATACTCGGTATCCTACTTGCGTTATTGTGGTTAGCACCATTTTACCTAATGATTGTGAACTCGTTAAAAACGAAACGAGAGATCTTTTCGGATACGTTAAAGCTTCCAGATACATTTACATTAGATAATTATAAAGAAGCGTTTGTGCAACTAGATTTTGTGCAAACATTTTTCAACTCGTTCATCATCACTGTACTGAGTGTATTGATCATCATCGTATTTTCTTCCATGGCAGCTTATGCGTTGTCTCGTTCGAAAAGTCGACTAAGCACCATCTTGTTTTTTGTTTTTGTCGCTGCGATGTTAATACCTTTCCAATCCGTGATGATTCCGTTAATTACTATTTTCGGGAAGTTTGAAATGTTAAATCGTGCAGGGTTGATCTTCATGTATTTAGGATTTGGTGCAAGTTTATCCATCTTCCTGTATCACGGTGCACTTACGTCTATTCCTAAATCGTTAGATGAAGCTGCCACTATTGATGGGGCGAATAAATTCCAAGTATTTTGGTATATTATTTTCCCGATGTTAAAGCCAATTACAGTAACGGTCGCGATTTTAAATACGATTTGGATCTGGAATGACTATTTACTACCGTCTCTAGTGATCAACCAACAAGGAATGGAAACGATTCCGCTGAAAATGTTCTTCTTCTTCGGAGAATATACAAAACAATGGCATCTAGCGCTAGCTGGATTAACACTGGCGATTATACCAGTCATTATTGGCTATTTCTTCGCACAACGAGAAATTATTAAAGGTGTGTCAGATGGTGCGGTAAAATAG
- a CDS encoding LacI family DNA-binding transcriptional regulator produces the protein MATTIIDVAKEANVSPSTVSRVIANNPRISERTKQKVREVMDRLDYHPNFQARNLAAKSTKTIGVIMASSSVLAFQNPFFPEVLRGICSAAHASKYGMYLSTGETEEEIFDEVVSMTQGRRVDGIILLYSKVKDRTMDYLQSIDFPFVVVGRPFENEASVTYVDNDNTAIAAEVVDYLLSLGHQDIAFVGGDINYVVSRDRLAGYQQALETAGIPFQQAYYLQDSTVNEDGASAIDALFHLPNRPTALIAHDDLTAYEIISILERKEINVPTDISIISFNNHVLSQHLRPPLTSVDIQIYDLGLEATECLLNKMDDPKLPATHRIIGAKIITRESCARRGID, from the coding sequence ATGGCAACAACGATTATTGATGTAGCAAAAGAAGCAAATGTCTCCCCATCTACTGTTTCCCGAGTCATTGCAAACAACCCTAGAATTAGTGAACGAACAAAACAGAAAGTTCGAGAAGTGATGGACCGTCTGGACTATCATCCGAATTTTCAAGCTCGCAACTTAGCGGCAAAGTCGACAAAAACGATTGGTGTGATCATGGCTAGTTCTTCTGTCCTCGCTTTTCAGAATCCGTTCTTTCCAGAAGTGTTAAGAGGGATTTGTAGTGCGGCGCATGCGAGTAAATACGGCATGTATTTATCAACGGGCGAAACGGAAGAAGAGATTTTTGACGAAGTTGTCTCCATGACGCAAGGTCGACGCGTAGACGGAATCATCCTCCTTTATTCAAAAGTGAAGGATCGAACGATGGACTATTTGCAGTCCATTGATTTTCCCTTTGTTGTGGTTGGTCGTCCCTTTGAGAATGAAGCATCCGTGACGTATGTAGATAATGATAATACGGCGATCGCTGCAGAAGTCGTGGACTATTTATTGTCGCTTGGACATCAAGATATCGCCTTCGTTGGAGGGGATATCAACTATGTGGTGTCGCGTGATCGTTTAGCGGGTTATCAGCAAGCATTAGAAACAGCTGGAATTCCTTTTCAACAAGCGTATTATTTACAAGATTCGACGGTGAATGAAGATGGGGCTTCTGCCATTGATGCGTTATTTCATTTACCAAATCGACCGACAGCATTAATTGCCCATGATGATTTAACCGCATACGAAATCATTAGTATTTTAGAGCGGAAAGAAATTAACGTGCCAACAGATATCTCTATTATTAGCTTTAATAACCATGTGCTTTCCCAGCATTTACGTCCGCCGCTTACTTCCGTGGATATTCAAATATATGACCTTGGTTTAGAGGCGACGGAATGTTTATTAAACAAAATGGATGATCCGAAACTTCCAGCGACGCATCGTATCATTGGTGCGAAAATAATAACTAGAGAATCATGTGCACGACGTGGAATAGACTGA
- a CDS encoding glycoside hydrolase family 13 protein: protein MEKRWWKEAVAYQVYPRSFQDSNGDGIGDLQGMISKLDYIKELGIDVIWICPMYKSPNDDNGYDISDYQDIMDEFGTMADFDLLLKEVHARGMKLIIDLVINHTSDEHEWFIESRSSKTSDKRDWYIWRDGKDGREPNNWESIFNGPAWELDEKTGQYYLHIFSKKQPDLNWENSDVRKALYDMVNWWLDKGIDGFRVDAISHIKKDVTFEDMPNHTDRPIIQAWDKYMNVEGIQPFLGELKDETFAKYDIMTVGEANGVSIDEIDRWVDPEKGKFDMIFQFEHLSLWDAESKKALDIIELKKTLSRWQHALDGQGWNALFIENHDKARVVSTWGNDQDFWRESATAFGMMYFFMQGTPFIYQGQEIGMTNVHFENLADYRDVATHNLYASKKMDGLSHDELMQIIWDSSRDNSRTPMQWTAEENAGFTSGSPWIGVNPNYTELNVQTQQSDPTSILSFYKKMIAIRKSADVFVYGTYDLLLEDDPQIFAYTRTLGTERVLIVTNLSEHQAVYAGDATLRYDQLLLANTACALHQDAKSITLAPYEARLYNI, encoded by the coding sequence ATGGAAAAGCGTTGGTGGAAAGAAGCAGTAGCTTATCAAGTGTATCCAAGAAGTTTCCAAGATTCGAATGGAGATGGAATTGGTGATTTACAGGGAATGATCTCGAAATTAGATTACATAAAAGAGCTTGGCATCGATGTAATTTGGATTTGTCCTATGTACAAATCACCGAATGATGACAATGGCTATGATATAAGTGATTACCAAGATATTATGGATGAGTTTGGAACGATGGCTGACTTCGACCTGCTTTTAAAAGAAGTTCACGCTCGCGGGATGAAGCTTATTATTGACTTAGTAATCAATCACACGAGTGATGAACATGAGTGGTTTATCGAATCACGTTCTTCTAAAACGTCGGACAAACGTGACTGGTATATTTGGCGTGATGGCAAAGATGGCAGAGAACCGAACAACTGGGAAAGTATTTTCAACGGGCCTGCTTGGGAATTAGATGAAAAAACGGGTCAATATTATTTGCACATTTTCTCTAAAAAGCAACCAGACTTGAACTGGGAAAACAGCGATGTTCGTAAAGCACTATATGATATGGTGAATTGGTGGTTAGACAAAGGAATCGATGGTTTCCGTGTTGATGCCATTAGTCATATTAAAAAAGACGTCACGTTTGAAGATATGCCTAACCATACAGATCGCCCGATTATTCAAGCGTGGGATAAGTACATGAACGTGGAAGGCATTCAGCCATTTTTGGGAGAATTAAAAGACGAAACCTTTGCGAAATACGACATCATGACAGTCGGCGAAGCGAATGGTGTGTCCATTGATGAAATTGATCGATGGGTAGACCCCGAAAAAGGCAAATTCGATATGATTTTCCAATTTGAACACTTAAGTTTGTGGGATGCTGAGTCGAAGAAAGCACTTGATATTATTGAATTAAAAAAGACACTTTCTCGTTGGCAACATGCACTAGATGGTCAAGGTTGGAATGCCCTTTTCATTGAAAATCATGACAAAGCACGCGTCGTATCTACGTGGGGAAATGACCAAGACTTTTGGAGAGAAAGTGCGACAGCATTTGGTATGATGTATTTCTTCATGCAAGGAACACCGTTCATTTACCAAGGGCAAGAGATAGGAATGACGAACGTTCATTTTGAAAACCTAGCGGATTACCGCGATGTAGCAACCCACAATTTATATGCTTCTAAAAAAATGGATGGACTTTCTCACGATGAGCTAATGCAAATTATTTGGGATAGCAGTCGCGATAACTCGCGTACTCCTATGCAGTGGACGGCTGAAGAAAATGCTGGTTTCACGAGTGGAAGCCCGTGGATTGGTGTAAATCCTAATTACACCGAGTTAAATGTGCAAACACAACAATCGGATCCTACATCGATCCTCTCGTTCTATAAAAAAATGATCGCTATACGCAAATCAGCGGACGTATTTGTCTATGGAACATACGATTTACTTTTAGAAGATGATCCGCAAATCTTCGCCTATACACGAACACTTGGAACAGAGCGCGTATTAATCGTGACGAATCTCTCTGAACACCAAGCAGTATACGCGGGAGATGCAACACTTCGTTACGATCAATTACTACTAGCGAATACAGCATGTGCCCTGCATCAAGATGCAAAAAGTATTACACTAGCACCGTACGAAGCACGTCTTTACAACATCTAA